One Acidobacteriota bacterium DNA segment encodes these proteins:
- a CDS encoding TVP38/TMEM64 family protein, whose translation MGERGKGGRPRVRAARRRRSPAAEQRRRAGCGRAERGGVRRRAPVRGGGRGHLVDAGSVARRPARPGRDQPRAPRSGRTPLMTTGRRIALGFWLTVTVGLGALYVARPDLIEPARLGDVLRQSGPFVLLGYVVVSVVRPVTLIPSTVLIVVGTLLFPDRYWTVFAVSLGGVVASAALIYYFFDFLGLAELFERRHAARVRWLEEQIRLRGFWIVVGWSVFPAVPTDAICYVAGSLRMPIGKFLLGVTLGEIPVVAFYVTGGTWLFGS comes from the coding sequence ACGCCGAGCTGGTTGTGGCCGAGCCGAACGCGGAGGCGTTCGCCGTCGCGCGCCAGTACGAGGTGGCGGACGGGGCCACCTGGTCGATGCCGGTTCCGTTGCCCGACGGCCTGCTCGTCCGGGACGCGACCAGCCTCGTGCGCCTCGTTCCGGCCGCACACCGTTGATGACCACAGGCCGGCGCATCGCCCTCGGCTTCTGGCTGACCGTGACGGTCGGTCTCGGCGCGCTGTACGTCGCGCGGCCGGACCTCATCGAGCCGGCGCGGCTCGGCGACGTGCTCAGGCAGTCGGGTCCGTTCGTGCTGCTCGGTTACGTCGTCGTCAGCGTCGTGCGTCCCGTGACGCTGATTCCCAGCACGGTGCTGATCGTCGTCGGGACGCTCCTCTTTCCGGATCGCTACTGGACGGTGTTCGCGGTCTCGCTCGGCGGCGTCGTCGCATCGGCCGCGCTCATCTATTACTTCTTCGACTTCCTGGGCCTGGCCGAGCTGTTCGAGCGCCGGCACGCGGCGCGCGTCCGGTGGCTGGAGGAGCAGATACGGCTGCGCGGCTTCTGGATCGTGGTCGGCTGGTCGGTCTTCCCGGCGGTGCCGACCGACGCCATCTGCTACGTCGCCGGCTCCCTGCGGATGCCGATCGGGAAGTTCCTGCTCGGCGTGACCCTCGGCGAGATTCCCGTGGTCGCGTTCTACGTCACGGGCGGGACGTGGCTGTTCGGATCGTGA